The segment AAGTGTTCCGCGGCAGCGGGCTGCCGGAGTCGGAATTCACCAGGCACTTAGTTGCACTCTGGTCCATGGTGCATGGAATTACGGCTTTGCTTACCAATAACGGAGTGCGTTATTCGGGCAACTGGCGCGATCTGCTGGAGCTTAAATCTATCTTTTAGGGAGATGAAGTCTTGAGAACGATCATACACGATCTGCAGGAGCAAGAATTCGCGGGCTGGCTGGGGGATACGGCGCAAGAGGAAGTAACGGTCATCTCGGATAGCGGTGCGATCCGTTCGTGCATGGGCTGCTTCGGCTGCTGGACCCGGACTCCCGGGACATGCGTCATTAAGAGAGATGGCTACGACAATCTGGGGGAGCTGTTCTCCCGCAGCGATGAGCTCATGATCATCAGTCAATGTATGTACGGCAGCTATAGCCCCTTTGTGCTGAATGTGCTGAACCGGAGTCTCTCCTACATGCTGCCCTATTTTGTCACCACACACGGGGAGACACATCACCGGCCCCGCTATCAACACCAGTTCACATTATCCGTACATTTCTATGGCAGTGACCTTACGGAGGCTGAGCAGCATACGGCCCGAATGCTGGTCGCGGCAAACGGCCTGAATCTGTATTCGTCAGAGAACAACGTCTATTTCCACACCAGCCCGCAGCACATTAAGGAGGCCCTCCAATGAACATCGCGCTGATTAACGGCAGCCCCAAGCCAAACGGCAGCAACTCGGGCATACTGCTGTCCATGCTGGAGCGGCTGATTGCGGACGGGAACGAACTGCACACCTATACGCCGAATAAAAGACCGCTCGCCCCCGGGCAATACAGCGAGCTATGCGGCATGGATGTGCTCGTTCTGGCCTTCCCGCTGTATTATGACGGAATTCCGTCACACTTGTTCCAGCTGCTGGTTACCCTGGAAGGATATCTGAAGACCGAGCGCGAACGGGAGATTTACGTCTATGCGCTGATTAACAACGGC is part of the Paenibacillus sp. FSL M7-0420 genome and harbors:
- a CDS encoding flavodoxin family protein, with translation MRTIIHDLQEQEFAGWLGDTAQEEVTVISDSGAIRSCMGCFGCWTRTPGTCVIKRDGYDNLGELFSRSDELMIISQCMYGSYSPFVLNVLNRSLSYMLPYFVTTHGETHHRPRYQHQFTLSVHFYGSDLTEAEQHTARMLVAANGLNLYSSENNVYFHTSPQHIKEALQ